One Euzebya sp. genomic window carries:
- a CDS encoding fumarate reductase/succinate dehydrogenase flavoprotein subunit yields MTAIDLRRTIGAPIAGHVPAGDVAGLWDARCADYRLINPANRRRFTVIVVGTGLAGAGCAATLGELGYHVESFTIHDAPRRAHSVAAQGGINAARARKADGDSVTRFVKDTVKGGDFRAREADAQRLGELSVRVIDHLTALGVPFAREYGGALATRSFGGVQVSRTYYARSQTGQQLQIAGSQALLRQVAAGTVRLHTRHEMLDLIVADGRAQGIVVRDLVTGQVRPVMAHAVVLATGGYGNVYFKSTLAKASNATAAWRAHRRGALLAHPSFIQFHPTSLPLTSRWQSKTTLMSESLRNDGRVWVPLDPADVDLPPGDIAEDRRDYYLERKYPAFGNLVPRDVASRNAKAVLDEGRGVGPLRNGVYLDFRDAIARVGREVIAERYGNLFHLYADATGEDPWEVPMRIAPGPHFTMGGLWTDYDAMSSIPGLFVGGEASWAYHGANRLGANSLLSASVDGWFVLPWSIPNYLAPLLGTPVLDDDHPAAVAAVADVTGRVDRLLRIGGSRGPDRFHAELGEALTDACGVSRSAEGLTKGIDAIRDLRSEFWRDVRVVGAGSRLNQELERAGRVADYLELAELMCVDALDREESCGAHFRVEHVTPDGEAQRDDDRWAFASAWETPADGGPPIRHDEALTFSAVPLQTRSYT; encoded by the coding sequence ATGACCGCCATCGACCTCCGCCGCACCATCGGCGCCCCGATCGCCGGGCACGTCCCCGCCGGGGACGTCGCCGGCCTGTGGGACGCCCGCTGCGCGGACTACCGGCTGATCAACCCCGCCAACCGGCGGCGCTTCACCGTGATCGTCGTCGGCACGGGGCTGGCCGGGGCCGGCTGCGCGGCCACCCTCGGGGAGCTCGGCTACCACGTCGAGTCCTTCACCATCCACGACGCGCCCCGTCGCGCGCACTCCGTCGCCGCCCAGGGGGGCATCAACGCGGCGCGGGCCCGCAAGGCCGACGGTGACAGCGTCACCCGGTTCGTGAAGGACACGGTGAAGGGCGGTGACTTCCGCGCCCGCGAGGCCGACGCCCAGCGCCTCGGCGAGCTGAGCGTCCGCGTGATCGACCACCTGACCGCACTCGGTGTCCCGTTCGCGCGGGAGTACGGCGGAGCGCTCGCGACCCGCTCCTTCGGCGGGGTGCAGGTCAGCCGGACCTACTACGCCCGCAGCCAGACCGGCCAGCAGCTGCAGATCGCGGGCAGCCAGGCGCTGCTCCGCCAGGTCGCGGCGGGCACGGTGCGGTTGCACACGCGCCACGAGATGCTCGACCTCATCGTCGCCGACGGTCGTGCCCAGGGCATCGTCGTCCGCGACCTGGTCACCGGCCAGGTCCGACCGGTCATGGCCCACGCCGTCGTGCTCGCCACCGGCGGGTACGGCAACGTCTACTTCAAGTCGACCCTCGCGAAGGCCTCGAACGCCACCGCGGCGTGGCGGGCGCACCGCCGCGGCGCGCTGCTCGCCCACCCCTCCTTCATCCAGTTCCACCCGACGTCGCTGCCCCTCACCAGCCGCTGGCAGTCGAAGACGACGCTGATGAGCGAGTCGCTCCGCAACGACGGCCGCGTGTGGGTGCCCCTCGACCCCGCGGACGTCGACCTGCCGCCCGGCGACATCGCCGAGGACCGCCGCGACTACTACCTCGAGCGGAAGTACCCCGCGTTCGGCAACCTCGTCCCCCGGGACGTCGCCAGCCGCAACGCGAAGGCCGTCCTGGACGAGGGGCGAGGGGTCGGGCCGCTGCGCAACGGCGTGTACCTCGACTTCCGCGACGCGATCGCGCGGGTCGGACGCGAGGTGATCGCCGAGCGGTACGGCAACCTGTTCCACCTCTACGCAGACGCCACCGGCGAGGACCCGTGGGAGGTGCCGATGCGCATCGCGCCCGGTCCCCACTTCACGATGGGCGGGTTGTGGACCGACTACGACGCGATGAGCTCCATCCCGGGCCTGTTCGTCGGCGGGGAGGCCAGCTGGGCCTACCACGGCGCCAACCGGCTGGGCGCCAACTCGCTGCTCAGCGCGTCCGTCGATGGCTGGTTCGTGCTGCCGTGGTCGATCCCGAACTACCTGGCGCCGCTGCTCGGGACCCCGGTGCTCGACGACGACCACCCCGCGGCGGTGGCAGCGGTCGCGGACGTCACCGGTCGGGTCGACCGTCTGCTCCGCATCGGCGGGTCCCGGGGCCCCGATCGGTTCCACGCCGAGCTCGGCGAGGCGCTGACCGACGCCTGCGGGGTGTCCCGCAGCGCGGAGGGGCTGACGAAGGGCATCGACGCCATCCGCGACCTGCGGTCGGAGTTCTGGCGCGACGTCCGGGTCGTGGGCGCGGGGTCGCGGCTCAACCAGGAGCTCGAGCGCGCCGGCCGGGTCGCCGACTACCTCGAGCTGGCGGAGCTGATGTGCGTCGACGCCCTCGACCGGGAGGAGTCCTGCGGCGCCCACTTCCGCGTCGAGCACGTCACGCCGGACGGCGAGGCGCAGCGCGACGACGACCGGTGGGCGTTCGCGTCCGCCTGGGAGACCCCGGCCGACGGCGGGCCGCCCATCCGCCACGACGAGGCGCTGACGTTCAGCGCCGTCCCGCTGCAGACCAGGAGCTACACGTGA
- a CDS encoding TIGR03086 family metal-binding protein — protein MTDIAARYRRLAARFTEIAEAVPDDRWDAASPCEGWTVADVVAHVADSQVDFLSRHDLLDGAVDPDAHPLARWVAVRDRFQAALDDPEVADRTYDGYFGPTTIGETAETFYTGDLLVHGWDVARGAGLGHLESLPADEVDRVLASMQDLPEEALRSEQVYGPAIEVPEDADPQTRFLAFTGRRP, from the coding sequence ATGACCGACATCGCCGCCCGCTACCGACGCCTCGCCGCCCGCTTCACCGAGATCGCCGAGGCGGTGCCCGACGACCGCTGGGACGCCGCCTCCCCCTGCGAGGGGTGGACCGTCGCCGACGTCGTCGCCCACGTCGCCGACAGCCAGGTGGACTTCCTGTCCCGCCACGACCTCCTCGACGGTGCGGTCGACCCCGACGCCCACCCCCTCGCGCGGTGGGTCGCGGTGCGGGACCGGTTCCAGGCCGCCCTCGACGACCCCGAGGTCGCCGACCGGACCTACGACGGGTACTTCGGCCCCACGACGATCGGCGAGACCGCCGAGACCTTCTACACCGGCGACCTGCTCGTCCACGGCTGGGACGTCGCCCGCGGTGCCGGGCTCGGGCACCTGGAGTCGCTGCCGGCCGACGAGGTGGACCGCGTCCTCGCGTCGATGCAGGACCTGCCGGAGGAGGCCCTCCGGTCCGAGCAGGTGTACGGCCCGGCGATCGAGGTGCCCGAGGACGCGGACCCCCAGACCCGCTTCCTCGCGTTCACCGGCCGCCGCCCCTGA
- a CDS encoding DUF2470 domain-containing protein, with protein sequence MSYDSAVAHMNDDHAEHVLVIAQAFGSVPHATRARIVAMDDAGMDLEAEVEDGATRHTRVPFDPPITDQTVRERMVELTRQASEALGKDLGET encoded by the coding sequence ATGAGCTACGACTCCGCCGTCGCCCACATGAACGACGACCACGCCGAGCACGTCCTGGTGATCGCCCAGGCCTTCGGCTCGGTGCCCCACGCGACGCGGGCGCGGATCGTGGCGATGGACGACGCCGGCATGGACCTCGAGGCCGAGGTCGAGGACGGCGCGACCCGCCACACCCGCGTGCCCTTCGACCCGCCGATCACCGACCAGACGGTGCGGGAGCGGATGGTCGAGCTGACCCGTCAGGCATCCGAGGCGCTGGGCAAGGACCTGGGTGAGACATGA
- a CDS encoding DASS family sodium-coupled anion symporter — MSAIDPSPHPLQIATRAPEPVAPAPPPGWQIALRWIVPIGIGALIRVFPVPDGVEPAGWSLLAVFVATIAAIIAKPAPMGVVSVIGLTFAATAGILTIDEALSGFGNSAIWLIVLAFFIARGFIKTGLGARIAFLFVKLLGKRTVGLAYGLAATDLVLSPAMPSTTARAGGVIFPILRSLASAFESEPNDPSATRMGSYLTNCAMQVNAVTGGMFATAMAANPIIVDLATEGEVQLSWGTWALAAIVPGLVALAVLPLVILKLDPPEVRESPGATEYAKSELASMGTLRRDEKLMLGVFGLLLGLWMLGDPLFGMGATVAAMIGLSVLLVTDVLTWEDIKAEKGAWDTLVWFAVLVTMAKFLSELGVIGWFSDVMSGAVDGFGWPLALAVLIGVYVYGHYFFASMTAQVTAMYAAFMGAAVVAGAPAFLAAIGLAVASNLMGGLTHYASGPAPVLFGAGYMSVGKWWTVGLVSSIVTLGIFGTVGVGWTKLLGLW, encoded by the coding sequence ATGAGCGCCATCGACCCGTCCCCCCACCCGCTGCAGATCGCCACCCGGGCCCCCGAACCCGTCGCACCCGCCCCGCCGCCCGGCTGGCAGATCGCCCTCCGCTGGATCGTCCCGATCGGCATCGGCGCGCTGATACGCGTGTTCCCCGTGCCGGACGGCGTCGAGCCGGCCGGCTGGTCGCTGCTGGCGGTCTTCGTCGCGACGATCGCGGCGATCATCGCCAAGCCGGCCCCGATGGGCGTCGTGTCCGTCATCGGCCTCACGTTCGCCGCGACCGCCGGCATCCTCACGATCGACGAGGCGCTGAGCGGCTTCGGCAACTCGGCCATCTGGCTGATCGTCCTGGCGTTCTTCATCGCCCGCGGGTTCATCAAGACCGGCCTCGGCGCCCGGATCGCGTTCCTGTTCGTCAAGCTGCTCGGCAAGAGGACCGTGGGGCTGGCCTACGGGCTGGCCGCCACCGACCTGGTGCTGTCACCGGCGATGCCGTCGACGACCGCCCGCGCCGGCGGGGTGATCTTCCCGATCCTGCGGTCGCTGGCGAGCGCCTTCGAGAGCGAGCCGAACGACCCGAGCGCCACGCGGATGGGGTCCTACCTGACCAACTGCGCGATGCAGGTCAACGCCGTGACCGGCGGCATGTTCGCCACGGCCATGGCCGCCAACCCGATCATCGTCGACCTCGCCACCGAGGGTGAGGTGCAGCTGTCGTGGGGCACCTGGGCGCTGGCCGCGATCGTCCCGGGCCTGGTCGCCCTCGCCGTCCTGCCCCTCGTCATCCTGAAGCTCGACCCGCCCGAGGTCCGCGAGAGCCCCGGCGCCACGGAGTACGCGAAGAGCGAGCTGGCCAGCATGGGCACGCTCCGCCGCGACGAGAAGCTGATGCTCGGCGTGTTCGGCCTGCTCCTCGGCCTGTGGATGCTCGGCGACCCGCTGTTCGGCATGGGCGCGACGGTCGCCGCGATGATCGGGCTGTCCGTCCTGCTGGTGACCGACGTCCTCACCTGGGAGGACATCAAGGCCGAGAAGGGCGCCTGGGACACCCTCGTCTGGTTCGCGGTCCTGGTGACGATGGCCAAGTTCCTGTCCGAGCTCGGCGTCATCGGCTGGTTCTCCGACGTGATGAGCGGGGCGGTCGACGGCTTCGGCTGGCCCCTCGCCCTGGCGGTCCTGATCGGCGTCTACGTCTACGGCCACTACTTCTTCGCCTCGATGACCGCGCAGGTCACCGCGATGTACGCCGCCTTCATGGGCGCGGCCGTCGTCGCCGGCGCCCCGGCCTTCCTCGCCGCGATCGGCCTGGCCGTCGCCAGCAACCTGATGGGCGGCCTGACCCACTACGCCTCCGGCCCCGCCCCGGTGCTCTTCGGCGCCGGCTACATGTCGGTGGGCAAGTGGTGGACCGTCGGCCTGGTCTCGAGCATCGTCACCCTCGGGATCTTCGGGACCGTGGGGGTCGGTTGGACCAAGCTGCTGGGGTTGTGGTGA
- the upp gene encoding uracil phosphoribosyltransferase produces the protein MATISTLRSAAVRHYLDQLKDTGRGRATFRDALGNITTLLVAHALAELGDPDDVVFVPIIRGGLGMVEGALAASPGAAVGHVGIYRDRTSRDVIEYYSRVPAAEGQVAIVLDPMMASGGTMLAAVEAVESAGYSAVAVATVVAARQGCDLLAEEAPALTHLFTCEIDDHPPEVGALRNGLGDAGARLYGTA, from the coding sequence GTGGCCACCATCTCGACCCTCCGCAGCGCCGCGGTGCGGCACTACCTGGACCAGCTGAAGGACACCGGCCGGGGACGGGCGACGTTCCGCGATGCCCTGGGCAACATCACGACGCTGCTCGTGGCCCACGCCCTGGCCGAGCTCGGCGACCCCGACGACGTGGTCTTCGTCCCGATCATCCGCGGCGGCCTCGGGATGGTCGAGGGAGCCCTCGCCGCCTCCCCCGGAGCGGCGGTCGGGCACGTGGGGATCTACCGGGACCGGACGAGCCGCGACGTGATCGAGTACTACTCGCGCGTCCCGGCCGCCGAGGGGCAGGTCGCGATCGTGCTCGACCCGATGATGGCGAGCGGCGGCACCATGCTCGCGGCGGTCGAGGCGGTCGAGTCCGCCGGCTACTCCGCCGTCGCCGTGGCCACCGTCGTCGCCGCTCGCCAGGGGTGCGACCTGCTCGCCGAGGAAGCCCCGGCGCTCACCCACCTCTTCACCTGCGAGATCGACGACCACCCGCCCGAGGTGGGGGCGCTCCGCAACGGCCTCGGCGACGCCGGCGCGCGACTGTACGGCACGGCCTGA
- a CDS encoding succinate dehydrogenase cytochrome b subunit, translated as MTATLTRSEQTGSATQPAPPRPSTVLLKVAMAVSGVVLFGFVLIHMIGNLKIYLGAEAIDRYSAWLLDLLYPLLPHEGLLWIMRIALLAAVVVHMAAAVVLTRRSRRAAGGGRRPRARSFTARTMPVTGIALALFIVFHVLDLTTGTANPDFVRGDVYANVVASFSRWPVALVYLSAIGLLGSHLLHGLWSAFTTLGATGPRVRTAAKYVAVGLAGIVVVGNASIPVAVQLGLIG; from the coding sequence GTGACCGCCACGCTCACCCGCAGCGAGCAGACGGGGTCGGCCACGCAGCCGGCCCCGCCCCGGCCCAGCACCGTCCTGCTCAAGGTCGCCATGGCCGTCAGCGGCGTCGTGCTGTTCGGGTTCGTGCTCATCCACATGATCGGGAACCTGAAGATCTACCTGGGCGCAGAGGCGATCGACCGCTACAGCGCGTGGCTGCTCGACCTCCTGTACCCGCTCCTGCCCCACGAGGGGCTGTTGTGGATCATGCGGATCGCCCTGCTGGCGGCCGTCGTGGTGCACATGGCGGCCGCCGTCGTCCTCACCCGCCGGAGCCGGCGGGCGGCCGGCGGCGGACGACGACCCCGCGCGCGGTCCTTCACCGCACGGACCATGCCCGTCACCGGCATCGCACTGGCGCTGTTCATCGTCTTCCACGTCCTCGACCTGACCACCGGCACGGCGAACCCGGACTTCGTGCGCGGCGACGTCTACGCCAACGTCGTCGCCAGCTTCAGCCGCTGGCCGGTCGCGCTGGTCTACCTGTCGGCGATCGGGCTGCTCGGCAGCCACCTGCTGCACGGGCTGTGGAGCGCGTTCACCACGCTCGGCGCGACCGGGCCCCGGGTCCGCACCGCGGCCAAGTACGTCGCCGTCGGCCTCGCCGGGATCGTCGTGGTCGGCAACGCCTCGATCCCCGTCGCCGTCCAGCTCGGCCTGATCGGCTGA